The following are encoded in a window of Roseimaritima ulvae genomic DNA:
- a CDS encoding ISL3 family transposase encodes MSQLSWIFYHGSMNELHAHYRLLLGLDDQWQVQNVDLQMEANSVVIQLRHSGGKLCCPECQDECSRADTAPTRQWRHLDTMQFETIIEAAIPRSKCDRCGVKTIAVPWAGKHSRFTLMFEAFAIKVLQAASSVSAATKLLKVSWKTAHELMQRGVERGLQRRDTDPIETLGIDEKSFGKGQDYVSLMVDLEGSRVLEVVKDRSEASCDKLFDSLTDEQKSGIRAVAVDFWQAFRNSIVKQVPQAKIVHDHFHISQYLGEAVDLVRRRENKLLRSEGINDLTGTRQLWLYNEETLDDATQKQIEDIRQVAIKTARAWGIKEMFRDFWTYRSGAWAKKFFDRWYAWAIRSKLDPIKKVARMLKKHLAGLLAYFEYSITNAKSEAFNGRVQAIKSAARGFRNFENYRTRILFYCGALKMEPDFSH; translated from the coding sequence ATGTCTCAGCTGTCTTGGATTTTCTATCATGGCAGCATGAATGAACTACATGCCCACTATCGTTTGCTGCTGGGACTTGATGACCAGTGGCAGGTCCAGAACGTTGACCTTCAGATGGAAGCCAATAGTGTCGTCATCCAATTACGTCACTCTGGCGGCAAGCTCTGCTGCCCCGAGTGCCAGGACGAATGCTCTCGTGCGGATACCGCGCCAACGCGTCAGTGGAGGCACTTGGACACGATGCAGTTCGAGACCATTATCGAAGCGGCAATTCCTCGTTCAAAATGCGATCGGTGCGGTGTGAAAACGATTGCCGTACCCTGGGCAGGGAAGCACTCTCGATTCACGCTGATGTTTGAAGCTTTTGCGATCAAAGTCCTTCAGGCGGCTAGCAGCGTTTCGGCGGCGACCAAGTTACTGAAGGTCTCTTGGAAGACCGCTCACGAGCTCATGCAACGCGGGGTTGAGCGAGGACTACAGCGTCGTGATACCGATCCGATTGAAACCCTGGGCATTGATGAAAAGAGCTTTGGCAAAGGCCAGGACTACGTGTCGCTGATGGTTGACCTGGAAGGATCGCGAGTGCTGGAAGTCGTCAAAGACCGCAGCGAGGCATCTTGTGACAAACTCTTTGACAGTCTCACCGATGAGCAAAAATCGGGCATTCGGGCAGTCGCCGTGGACTTCTGGCAAGCTTTTCGAAACAGCATTGTCAAACAAGTTCCCCAGGCGAAGATCGTTCACGACCATTTCCACATCAGCCAATACCTCGGCGAAGCGGTCGATCTGGTTCGACGCCGAGAGAACAAACTGCTCCGAAGCGAAGGCATTAATGACCTGACGGGTACGCGTCAACTTTGGCTCTACAACGAGGAGACTCTTGATGATGCCACGCAAAAGCAAATCGAAGACATTCGGCAAGTCGCGATCAAGACGGCACGTGCGTGGGGAATCAAGGAAATGTTTCGTGACTTCTGGACATACCGCAGCGGCGCTTGGGCGAAGAAGTTCTTTGACCGTTGGTACGCATGGGCCATTCGTAGCAAACTCGATCCGATCAAGAAGGTTGCGAGAATGCTCAAGAAACACCTCGCCGGCTTGCTGGCCTACTTCGAGTACTCCATCACCAATGCCAAAAGTGAGGCCTTCAACGGTCGAGTGCAGGCCATCAAGTCGGCGGCCCGCGGCTTTCGCAACTTCGAGAACTACCGCACCCGCATCTTGTTTTATTGTGGGGCCCTAAAGATGGAGCCGGATTTCAGCCACTAA